A genomic window from Candidatus Zixiibacteriota bacterium includes:
- a CDS encoding phosphatase PAP2 family protein, which translates to MLEFLVNIDTGLMRFLNLTLANPVFDFIMPILTDKWFVRTFFLTAGMIAAITGGKRGLITFFLLILAVILSDQLAAQVIKPAVGRLRPCHTHDWVHLLVNCSSGKSFPSAHAANSFGQAAVWFFRYPGWRWHFVIAASLIALSRVFVGVHYPFDILAGSVVGIFCGVVIFAGTKLAQRLYYRKKSA; encoded by the coding sequence ATGCTTGAATTTTTGGTAAACATCGATACCGGATTGATGCGCTTTCTGAACCTGACACTCGCCAATCCGGTATTTGATTTTATAATGCCGATTCTGACCGATAAATGGTTCGTGCGCACATTTTTCCTGACGGCCGGAATGATTGCGGCAATAACCGGGGGCAAACGCGGGTTGATAACTTTCTTTCTGCTGATCCTGGCAGTGATACTCTCTGATCAACTGGCCGCCCAGGTGATCAAGCCGGCGGTCGGACGACTGAGACCCTGCCATACACATGACTGGGTTCACCTTCTGGTCAACTGTTCGAGCGGAAAATCCTTCCCTTCAGCCCATGCCGCCAACAGTTTCGGACAAGCCGCCGTATGGTTTTTCAGGTATCCCGGGTGGCGCTGGCACTTTGTGATAGCGGCCTCACTGATAGCACTTTCGCGGGTGTTTGTGGGTGTCCACTATCCGTTCGATATACTCGCCGGGTCTGTGGTCGGGATTTTCTGCGGAGTGGTCATATTTGCGGGAACGAAGCTTGCACAAAGGCTGTATTACCGGAAGAAAAGCGCTTGA